From the genome of bacterium, one region includes:
- a CDS encoding transcriptional repressor: MIINNIAQLLETKNIQASYHRIKILEYLVNNRIHPTVDNIYSALVKGIPTLSKTTVYNTVKLFVSKKLVMQVTVEDNEARYDYSETPHFHFKCKKCEKLYDIFQESDLLKSNEIDGHRIEEYHIDFKGICSFCTTKGEMANG, from the coding sequence ATGATAATAAATAATATTGCTCAGTTGCTTGAAACTAAAAATATACAGGCGTCATATCATCGAATAAAGATATTAGAATATCTTGTTAATAATAGAATTCATCCTACTGTTGATAATATATATTCTGCACTTGTAAAAGGAATTCCTACCTTATCAAAGACCACTGTTTATAATACAGTGAAACTATTTGTTTCTAAAAAACTGGTTATGCAGGTTACAGTTGAAGATAACGAAGCAAGATACGATTATTCGGAAACTCCTCATTTTCATTTTAAATGTAAAAAATGCGAAAAACTCTACGATATTTTTCAAGAGTCGGATCTGTTAAAAAGCAACGAGATAGATGGGCATCGTATTGAAGAATATCATATAGATTTTAAAGGTATATGCAGTTTTTGCACAACAAAAGGAGAAATGGCAAATGGATAA
- a CDS encoding N-glycosylase/DNA lyase: protein MFDTITRLQELHKELKPRIIVRLKEFKENNTIEKVQKELFFCLLTPQCKARVCWSNVENLYSNRILLDGSVEDIAQNLSGIRFRNNKSRYIVEARKVFKDNKFFNLLFEEKDSLLLREYIVKNIKGIGYKEASHFLRNIGKGEELAILDRHILRGLNMVGTIKEIPKSLSYKKYISIENKFKKFAFKEVQIPVDHLDFVFWYFFNGEIFK, encoded by the coding sequence ATGTTTGATACTATTACAAGGTTGCAAGAGTTGCATAAAGAACTAAAGCCAAGAATAATTGTTAGATTAAAAGAGTTTAAAGAAAACAATACCATAGAGAAAGTGCAGAAAGAACTCTTTTTTTGCCTTCTTACCCCTCAATGTAAAGCACGGGTTTGCTGGAGTAATGTTGAGAACCTTTATTCTAATAGAATACTTTTAGATGGTTCAGTGGAAGATATAGCACAAAACCTCTCTGGCATAAGGTTTAGAAATAATAAGTCAAGGTATATTGTTGAAGCAAGAAAGGTTTTTAAAGATAATAAATTTTTTAACCTACTTTTTGAAGAGAAAGATTCGTTGCTTTTACGAGAATATATAGTTAAAAATATAAAAGGTATTGGGTATAAAGAAGCAAGCCATTTTCTTAGAAATATAGGTAAAGGCGAAGAACTGGCTATACTTGATAGACACATTTTAAGAGGACTTAATATGGTGGGAACTATTAAAGAAATCCCAAAGAGTCTCTCTTATAAAAAATATATATCAATTGAAAATAAGTTTAAAAAGTTTGCGTTTAAAGAAGTTCAGATACCTGTGGACCATCTTGATTTTGTGTTCTGGTATTTTTTTAATGGAGAGATTTTTAAATGA
- a CDS encoding sugar phosphate isomerase/epimerase yields the protein MKIGIQLYSVLSDFKKDNIATLETIADMGYQGIEFAFTFGNLPPEELADLLVKTKMETVGFYSLTLEEVLNPSNDIYIYSKKLSNPYIIVGSSSLLKDWSLTIEKTKEAGVIVQNAGMKLLYHNHTEEIMPLEEGGKPALSILAEKTDPEEVMLELDTHFLSKVGENPIEWLDKYKGRVPLLHLKDIKADGSVAEVGEGVLDMSAICKKAKEVGVKWLVVEFHEITERTPFESALLSIKNLRKLNV from the coding sequence ATGAAAATAGGAATACAATTATATTCTGTGTTAAGTGATTTTAAAAAAGATAATATAGCAACACTTGAAACTATTGCAGATATGGGGTATCAAGGTATTGAATTTGCGTTTACTTTTGGGAACTTACCGCCAGAAGAACTTGCAGATTTGTTGGTTAAAACTAAAATGGAGACAGTTGGGTTTTATTCTTTAACTTTAGAGGAGGTCTTAAACCCTTCAAACGACATTTATATTTATTCAAAAAAACTTAGCAACCCTTATATCATTGTTGGTTCGTCGAGTTTATTGAAAGATTGGAGTTTAACGATAGAAAAAACTAAAGAGGCGGGAGTTATTGTTCAAAATGCAGGTATGAAACTTTTATACCATAACCATACCGAAGAAATTATGCCTTTAGAAGAAGGCGGTAAACCTGCATTGTCTATACTTGCAGAAAAAACAGACCCAGAGGAAGTAATGTTGGAACTTGATACCCATTTTCTTTCAAAAGTTGGCGAAAACCCTATTGAATGGCTCGATAAATATAAAGGTAGAGTGCCGTTGCTCCATTTAAAAGATATAAAAGCAGACGGTTCTGTAGCGGAAGTTGGCGAAGGGGTGCTTGATATGTCTGCAATATGTAAAAAGGCAAAAGAGGTTGGTGTTAAATGGTTGGTTGTGGAGTTTCACGAAATTACCGAAAGGACGCCCTTTGAAAGTGCTTTGTTGAGTATAAAAAACCTTCGTAAATTAAATGTATAA